One genomic segment of Candidatus Nitrospira nitrificans includes these proteins:
- a CDS encoding type II toxin-antitoxin system RelE/ParE family toxin, giving the protein MTRIEWTEPAVSDLENIQDYIARDSAEYADAIVERLILSVDRLASFPESGRLVPEASDPKIRELLVQSYRVIYRLKKGSAQILAIVHGARNLSGMKPKPWANK; this is encoded by the coding sequence ATGACCCGCATCGAGTGGACTGAGCCCGCCGTTTCTGATCTCGAGAATATCCAAGACTACATTGCCAGAGACTCTGCTGAGTATGCTGATGCCATCGTTGAGCGTCTCATCCTCTCGGTTGATCGGCTTGCCTCATTCCCTGAAAGTGGCCGACTTGTTCCTGAAGCATCCGATCCAAAGATTCGTGAGCTCCTTGTCCAAAGCTATCGAGTGATCTATCGGTTGAAGAAAGGGTCTGCTCAGATTCTGGCGATCGTCCATGGGGCGAGAAATCTCTCCGGTATGAAGCCCAAACCTTGGGCAAACAAGTAA